From Chitinispirillum alkaliphilum:
TAAGCTCCCTTTGCAAGAGAAACAGTTCAGAACTCAAAGAATAGAGAGATCTTGCAAAACATCTCCAGCACAGTTAAAGAAACCGCTACAGGACCTAACCAAGTCCGCATCTTTACGTGAAGAGTTCATAAAAGCACTAAAAGTAAATGATAAATCCGATCGTACTATCAAGTCTTATTGCGATGCTGTAAAGATGTTCCAGACTTTTATTCATAAACACCCCCTTCATGTAACGGAGAATGATATCAGGGCATTTTTTTATCTGATTAAAGAAAAGAATTATGCTCCACGCTCCTTTAACTCAATCTACTACGGTTTACGTGCTTTTTACGAGATATTCCTTCCGGATGTCCCCCTTATGGCTTCCTTTCGCAGACACAAGACAAACAAACATCTCGTCGAGGTTCTTACCCGTCACGAAGTTATTCTTCTATTACGCCACACAGATAATCTCAAACATAAAGCGATTATAGAGACTCTTTACAGTTCCGGCGTTAGGGTTAGTGAGTGTGTAGGCTTGAAGTTTTCTGATTTGGACAGAAAGGAGATGCTTATTCATGTCTCAAACGCCAAAGGTGGAAAGGATCGTTACACCATTCTTTCACCACGATGTCTGTTAACACTGGAACAGTACTACCGGGCATTCACACCCAAACAGTGGCTTTTTGAAGGACATGGTGAAAAGCAGCTCTCATCCCACATGGCAGAGATTGCCGTTAGCAATGCTGCGAAACGTGCCGGTATTAAAAAGACCATTACTCCTCATGTGCTCAGACATACCTTTGCCACACATTTTCTTGAAAGCGACGGAAGACTACCGGTTCTTCAACAGATGCTGGGACATGAGCATATCCGCACCACCGCCCGCTACATACATGTGTGTAACGATCTTATCCGTACTGTAAAGAGCCCTCTTGACTTACTCAGCCATAACTCCGAAACAAAGGGAGGTAGACAATGAGTGAATCACCCATAGCAGAAATTTTCCGTCACCATTTCGACAGCTTTGTACAGAGAAACGGCGCACTTACATCTGATCACTACAAGGTAGCTCATGCAATCAGAGAGTGCAAAACCGAAAATATGGGATCTCATGTATACAGTTGTCCCGAATGCAATCATGAGCTGACTATCTATAATTCCTGCAGAAACAGGCACTGTCCTCAATGTCAGGCTTACGCTTCAGCACAATGGGTAGAGCAGCGTATAGAAGAGTTATTACCGGTGCAATATTTCCATGTTGTTTTTACCATACCTGAACAGCTCAATCCATTTGCATTAAGAAACAAGAAGGTGTTCTATTCGTTGATGTTTCGTGCGGTATCTGAAACGATCAAAGAGCTTGGCGAAAACCGGAAGTTTTTAGGTGGAACAACAGGCTTCATTGCAATTCTCCATACCTGGGGCTCAAACTTACTGGACCATCCTCATATTCATTGTATTGTTCCCGGAGGGGCATTGTCAAAAGACCATTCCAGGTGGATAGATTCGCATACCGATTATCTATTTCCGGCTCCTGTCATGCGTACACTTTTCAGGGGTAAACTTATGGCGTATTTCAAAGATGCCGTTGCAAAGAAGAGTATTGTATTACATGGAACGCTGCAGCAATATGAAGAGCACAGGCTTATGCAGAATCTTATCAATACGCTATACAACACAGAGTGGGTGGTGTATGCAAAACCATCTTTTGCCAATGCGGAGGCTGTCATAAAGTACCTTGGTTCATACACCCATCGCATTGCAATTTCGGACAGAAGAATAAAGGAGGTAAATCAATCGACAGGTTCTGTTACATTCACATATAAAGATTATAAGCGAGAGATGCGTTTGAAGATGACCATAAGTTGTGAGGAGTTTATCAGAAGATTCATGCTTCATGTGGTTCCGGCAGGGTTTATGCGGATCAGGCATTTTGGGTTTCTGAGCAATCGTCTGCAGAAGACGCTTTTGGCTGTTTGTAAAAAGTTGCTTCTTGATTCAGAAGAGAAATCAGAATCGGATACAAAGGTGTCTCCCGTTCACTGGTATGATATCATTAAGCGTATTACCGGCAAAGATCCGCTTGTCTGCCAGGAATGCAAAAAAGGGGAGAATGGTACTTATCGCAATGACAGGCCGGAGGAAAAAGTTGATCTTGATTCAGGAGGGAATACCCTAAAGCTCAGGATGTAAGACGGAGCATTTCGGGAGTACTTGTATAGAAAAGTACCGATTTTTAGTATTTTAAAGAGCAGCTTTTTAGGAGCCTCAAGTTTTCTATTTCTTAGAACTGTATAAAATGTGTTTGTTTTGATAAGA
This genomic window contains:
- a CDS encoding Integrase, with amino-acid sequence MQEKQFRTQRIERSCKTSPAQLKKPLQDLTKSASLREEFIKALKVNDKSDRTIKSYCDAVKMFQTFIHKHPLHVTENDIRAFFYLIKEKNYAPRSFNSIYYGLRAFYEIFLPDVPLMASFRRHKTNKHLVEVLTRHEVILLLRHTDNLKHKAIIETLYSSGVRVSECVGLKFSDLDRKEMLIHVSNAKGGKDRYTILSPRCLLTLEQYYRAFTPKQWLFEGHGEKQLSSHMAEIAVSNAAKRAGIKKTITPHVLRHTFATHFLESDGRLPVLQQMLGHEHIRTTARYIHVCNDLIRTVKSPLDLLSHNSETKGGRQ
- a CDS encoding Transposase, with protein sequence MSESPIAEIFRHHFDSFVQRNGALTSDHYKVAHAIRECKTENMGSHVYSCPECNHELTIYNSCRNRHCPQCQAYASAQWVEQRIEELLPVQYFHVVFTIPEQLNPFALRNKKVFYSLMFRAVSETIKELGENRKFLGGTTGFIAILHTWGSNLLDHPHIHCIVPGGALSKDHSRWIDSHTDYLFPAPVMRTLFRGKLMAYFKDAVAKKSIVLHGTLQQYEEHRLMQNLINTLYNTEWVVYAKPSFANAEAVIKYLGSYTHRIAISDRRIKEVNQSTGSVTFTYKDYKREMRLKMTISCEEFIRRFMLHVVPAGFMRIRHFGFLSNRLQKTLLAVCKKLLLDSEEKSESDTKVSPVHWYDIIKRITGKDPLVCQECKKGENGTYRNDRPEEKVDLDSGGNTLKLRM